cttgacattgaaagcatttgcagacatactgaatacaatccgtctccatggtcatccaaaagtaacctgccctgagtatcttcttggcccgaacgaaaccattcatatgcgggccATATGTCctagcatgcacatcctcaagtagcttagaagcttcctttgcttcgacacaccttagaaAACCCAAATCCGAAGTTCTTCTGTACAAGATCCCTCTGCTATGGAAGAAATGATTTGACAATCTTCGGATCGTGCGTTTTTGAATGTGATTTGtgtgctccggatattctccttttgataagtattccttgatgtcatggaatcAAGGCTTTCCATCaacttcttcctcgacatgagcataatatgccggctgattatggatcctcacccgAATGAGATCAATATAGTTCatatctggatgctgtatcattgGTGACAAAGTGGTTAATGCGTTGGCAAACTCGTTATGAATTCTGGGCAAAAGTCGAAATTCTATCTTCATGAACCTCCTTTTCAATGCCTGCACATGGtgcaaatatggcaatatcttggaattcttggtagcccattctccttgcacttggtgcacaagcaaatctgaatcgctGATCACCaataactcctgaatgttcatgtggactgccatgttgagccctagtatgtaggcttcatattcagccatgttgttggtgtagggaaatttgtgtttagcagataccggataatgctgaccctttctgataccaaaactgctccaatgcctatccctttgaaatttgcggctccatcaaagaacatcctccaaccgtcatatgcttcagtaatgtcttctcctacgaatgatacttttatatcaggaaaatacattttcaagggttcgtattctcctcctactAAATTTTTAGctaggtgatctgccaatgcttgtcccttgactgccttttgagttacatagatgatgtcgaactcactcagtagtatctgccatttatcCAACTTCCTAGTAGGCATGGGTttttgaaatatgtacttcaggggATCCATCCTAGAtgtgaggtatgtagtgtaggcacagaagtaatacctcaacttctgggctgtccaggtcaaagcacatcaACTGCGTTCGagcagagagtaccgtgcttcataaggtgtgaatttcttactcaggtagtatatggcttgctcttttcttcctgtctcatcatgtta
The Nicotiana sylvestris chromosome 11, ASM39365v2, whole genome shotgun sequence DNA segment above includes these coding regions:
- the LOC138881260 gene encoding uncharacterized protein; this encodes MAEYEAYILGLNMAVHMNIQELLVISDSDLLVHQVQGEWATKNSKILPYLHHVQALKRRFMKIEFRLLPRIHNEFANALTTLSPMIQHPDMNYIDLIRVRIHNQPAYYAHVEEEVDGKP